A single region of the Malaclemys terrapin pileata isolate rMalTer1 chromosome 4, rMalTer1.hap1, whole genome shotgun sequence genome encodes:
- the LOC128835739 gene encoding myb/SANT-like DNA-binding domain-containing protein 1 has translation MQSSPAEVTRQSQNRKRAPAWTDREVLDLIAVWGDESVLSELRSKKRNAKIYEKISKAMTERGYSWDATQCCVKIKELRQGYQKTKESNGHSGSQPQTCRFYEALHCILGAAATTTPPLSVDSDDGVLSTAASSEMFADWEDEEGDEEDEVVDRAFDADFPDSQDLFITLTEIPYQPSQGGTPDRESGEGSVAASVSRASPASPSQRLAQIRRRKRRTWDEMFSELMGCSRAEAAQQTQWRENMSQYQRSHSELEDS, from the exons atgcagagctctccagcagaggtgaccaggcaatcgcagaatagaaagagggccccagcatggactgatcgggaagtattggatctgatcgctgtgtggggcgatgagtccgtgctttcggagctgcgatcgaaaaaacggaatgcgaagatctacgagaagatctcaaaagccatgacggagagaggatacagctgggatgcaacgcagtgctgcgtgaaaatcaaggagctgagacaaggatatcagaagaccaaagagtcaaacggacactccggatcccagccccagacatgccgtttctacgaggcactgcattgcattctaggtgcggccgccaccactaccccaccactgtctgtggactctgacgatggagtattgtcgacggccgcttcctcagaGATGTTCGCAGactgggaagatgaggaaggagatgaggaggacgaggtaGTCGACCGTGCTTTcgacgctgatttccccgacagccaggatctcttcatcaccctcacggagatcccctaccaaccctcccaaggcggtaccccggaccgtgaatcaggggaaggatcagtcg ctgcgagcgtCTCCCGAGCTagcccggcatccccctcccagaggctggcgcagatcaggcgccgaaagagaaggacatgggacgagatgttctcagaacttatgggctgctcccgagccgaggcggcacagcagacacAGTGGAGGGAGAatatgtcgcaataccagcgatcacacagcgaactgGAGGACAGTTga